The following coding sequences lie in one Moritella viscosa genomic window:
- a CDS encoding membrane protein, with product MLIRPIAKRNGITVTIIAVLFIFSSVVSLLTTSADTDNYLYFPLSAGALIIGICLLIVGIVKINDVYYRFSLTKEGIHYFTSRGGFTILWQDVQRIDIPKINDGLELKELPYIGIRLKQREHLINSASLPTLSHMLLEQRTLIMLTDPSATLYSNADNMLYPDIKVTHKYLGLQAMFINRMQFLHNTLGYDIYFPNDDLDRAPAEFVQLLREFKSDCSRSL from the coding sequence ATGTTAATACGGCCTATCGCAAAACGTAATGGCATAACAGTGACGATTATTGCAGTCTTGTTCATTTTCAGCAGTGTAGTTTCGTTGTTAACAACATCCGCAGACACAGATAATTACCTTTACTTCCCTCTGTCAGCTGGCGCACTTATTATTGGCATATGCTTGTTAATTGTTGGGATCGTGAAAATTAATGACGTATATTACCGTTTCTCACTGACAAAAGAAGGGATTCATTACTTCACTTCACGAGGTGGTTTTACTATTCTCTGGCAAGATGTACAACGCATCGATATACCAAAGATAAATGATGGATTAGAGTTAAAAGAATTACCTTATATAGGTATCCGGCTCAAACAACGAGAGCACCTTATCAATAGCGCCTCATTACCCACTTTATCTCACATGCTGTTAGAACAAAGGACACTTATCATGCTCACAGATCCCAGTGCAACACTCTACAGTAATGCCGATAATATGCTTTACCCTGACATAAAAGTAACCCACAAATACCTCGGATTACAGGCCATGTTTATTAACCGAATGCAATTCCTCCACAATACGCTTGGTTATGATATTTACTTCCCGAACGATGATCTCGACCGTGCACCAGCAGAATTTGTTCAACTATTACGCGAGTTTAAATCAGATTGTTCTAGATCATTATAA